A genomic region of Eucalyptus grandis isolate ANBG69807.140 chromosome 5, ASM1654582v1, whole genome shotgun sequence contains the following coding sequences:
- the LOC104444812 gene encoding LOW QUALITY PROTEIN: uncharacterized protein LOC104444812 (The sequence of the model RefSeq protein was modified relative to this genomic sequence to represent the inferred CDS: inserted 1 base in 1 codon) — protein MGFTMGLNLVLLMAMVATNILSLYHLSKNVQSPRAPTPQPVPDHLLNQLRTIRSTINHLTRLQPXSPPSSASANPAPTIPSDLLLHSQLSPIASACHGYPDLLHRFMNYTPFSLCPHDPDLAEALILRGCHPLPRRRCFSRTPPKTTSASLPHNPFPPALPDSNVIWAKYSCKSFSCLNHYNPNLGFDTSHEYSKFTTYRSELDLPVSQLLQIAKSAGSVLRLGIDIGGGTGSFAATMKMQNVTVVTTTMNLGAPYNEAAALRGLVPLHVPLQQRLPVFDGVVDLVRCGHAVNRWIPETVLEFMLFDIDRVLRGGGYLWLDHFFGKGVSMEKVYKPLIGKLGYKKVKWATANKTDSSGLKNGEVYLTALLQKPVTK, from the exons ATGGGATTCACCATGGGGCTGAACCTGGTGCTGCTGATGGCCATGGTGGCCACCAACATCCTCTCCCTCTACCACCTATCCAAAAACGTGCAGTCCCCCAGGGCCCCCACCCCGCAGCCCGTCCCCGACCACCTCCTCAACCAGCTCCGCACCATCCGCTCCACCATCAACCACCTCACCCGCCTCCAGC CCTCCCcgccctcctccgcctccgccaaCCCCGCCCCCACCATCCCCTCCGATCTGCTTCTCCACTCCCAGCTCTCCCCCATTGCCTCCGCCTGCCACGGCTACCCGGACCTCCTCCACCGCTTCATGAACTACACCCCCTTCTCCCTCTGCCCCCACGACCCGGACCTCGCCGAAGCCCTAATCCTCCGCGGCTGCCACcccctcccccgccgccgctgctTCTCCCGCACCCCGCCGAAGACTACCTCCGCCTCGTTGCCGCATAACCCATTCCCTCCTGCCCTCCCGGACAGCAACGTCATCTGGGCCAAGTACTCCTGCAAGAGCTTCTCTTGCCTCAACCACTACAACCCCAACTTGGGGTTCGACACCTCCCATGAGTATTCCAAATTCACCACCTACAGGTCTGAGCTGGATCTCCCCGTTTCGCAGTTGCTTCAGATTGCTAAGTCTGCCGGCTCGGTCCTTAGGCTCGGGATCGACATCGGTGGCGGCACTGGCTCTTTCGCTGCCACCATGAAGATGCAGAATGTGACCGTTGTGACGACCACTATGAACCTTGGTGCGCCTTACAATGAGGCGGCTGCGCTTCGGGGGCTGGTGCCGTTGCATGTGCCGCTGCAGCAGCGGCTGCCGGTGTTCGATGGGGTGGTGGATCTGGTCCGGTGTGGGCATGCGGTGAACCGGTGGATACCGGAGACGGTGCTTGAGTTCATGCTGTTCGATATCGATCGGGTGTTGAGGGGTGGTGGGTACTTGTGGTTGGATCACTTCTTCGGCAAAGGGGTGAGTATGGAGAAGGTCTACAAGCCCTTGATCGGGAAGCTTGGGTATAAGAAGGTGAAGTGGGCAACAGCGAATAAGACGGACTCAAGCGGGTTGAAGAACGGGGAGGTTTATTTGACTGCCCTGTTGCAGAAGCCTGTCACCAAATGA